The following coding sequences lie in one Lolium perenne isolate Kyuss_39 chromosome 2, Kyuss_2.0, whole genome shotgun sequence genomic window:
- the LOC139829760 gene encoding elicitor-responsive protein 3-like — translation MVRGKLEVLLISAKGLDDSDFFNRMDPYVILTWRSNEQKSTVAKGAGGEPEWNETFAFKVYSSADNSPQLSLKIMDSDTFSADDIVGEASIPLEAVLLEGSLPPTVHRIVKDEEYRGEIKIALTFTPAEENEEEESYGGWNQSA, via the exons ATGGTGCGCGGGAAGCTGGAGGTTCTGCTCATCTCTGCCAAGGGCCTCGACGACTCCGATTTCTTCA ATCGGATGGACCCCTACGTGATCCTCACCTGGCGCAGCAACGAGCAGAAGAGCACCGTTGCAAAAG GAGCAGGGGGCGAGCCTGAATGGAACGAGACGTTCGCCTTCAAGGTCTACAGCAGCGCCGACAACTCCCCGCAGCTCAGCCTCAAGATCATGGACAGCGACACCTTCTCGGCCGACGATATTGTCGGAGAAGCAAG CATCCCGCTGGAGGCCGTGCTCCTGGAAGGAAGCCTGCCGCCGACCGTGCACCGGATCGTCAAGGACGAGGAGTACCGCGGGGAGATCAAGATTGCGCTCACCTTCACCCCAGCAGAG GAAAATGAGGAGGAGGAGAGCTATGGCGGCTGGAACCAATCGGCCTGA